From the genome of Actinacidiphila yeochonensis CN732, one region includes:
- a CDS encoding DUF6716 putative glycosyltransferase — MPWRSSYCRCVPERTSGPLRVTVVADSDTRWKWGALTARRIDPEARLDARLLRGRATPTARQLAELGIPAESMTELTAPELLAEVSADTCDVLVVSCVGGTVQALLHGFDRAWREHARRPVVVTGYVGVVYEKLADGLLLRAGADLVLANSAHDAARFRSVYSGVGHPTGSIVETALPFLDGERYRPDDGRPFTVTFAVQPSVPEGRAERLHLLRRLVGHARLHPDREVLVKLRSKPGEHTTHIEENPYQKLVSSLDPPDNLSLVYGAMGEVLDRTDLLVTVSSTAALEALHRGVPTAILTDFGIREALGNHHFLGSGCLASWDELDDGHLPKADPDWTAAQGVGTVDPYGELRARVRELLMAPKLPRLAPYYTLRTAPGYLPGVLARHGLDPEGLPAARLAPRDPGPVRRAARDLLRNSARTAYRQGVQRVAPAIRRWGQL; from the coding sequence ATGCCCTGGCGCTCTTCCTACTGTCGATGTGTGCCAGAACGTACGTCAGGCCCGCTGCGGGTCACGGTGGTCGCAGACTCGGACACCCGGTGGAAGTGGGGCGCGTTGACCGCGCGCCGGATCGACCCCGAAGCCCGGCTGGACGCCCGCCTGTTGCGCGGACGGGCCACGCCGACCGCACGCCAGCTGGCCGAACTCGGCATCCCCGCCGAGTCGATGACCGAGCTGACCGCGCCCGAGCTGCTGGCCGAGGTCTCCGCGGACACCTGCGACGTGCTCGTGGTGTCCTGCGTGGGTGGCACCGTACAGGCACTGCTGCACGGCTTCGACCGCGCGTGGCGCGAGCACGCGCGGCGCCCGGTGGTGGTGACCGGCTACGTCGGCGTGGTCTACGAGAAGCTCGCCGACGGCCTGCTGCTGCGGGCCGGCGCGGACCTCGTCCTCGCCAACAGCGCCCACGACGCGGCGCGCTTCCGGTCGGTCTACTCCGGCGTCGGCCACCCCACCGGCTCCATCGTGGAGACGGCGCTGCCGTTCCTGGACGGCGAGCGCTACCGGCCGGACGACGGGCGCCCGTTCACCGTCACCTTCGCCGTCCAGCCCTCCGTTCCCGAGGGGCGGGCCGAACGGCTGCACCTGCTGCGCCGGCTGGTCGGGCACGCCCGCCTGCACCCGGACCGCGAGGTGCTGGTCAAGCTGCGCAGCAAGCCCGGAGAGCACACCACGCACATCGAGGAGAACCCGTACCAGAAGCTGGTCTCCTCGCTCGACCCGCCGGACAACCTCTCCCTCGTCTACGGTGCGATGGGCGAGGTGCTGGACCGCACCGACCTTCTGGTGACGGTGAGTTCGACCGCCGCCCTGGAGGCGCTGCACCGCGGCGTGCCCACCGCGATCCTCACCGACTTCGGCATCCGCGAGGCGCTGGGCAACCACCACTTCCTCGGCTCGGGCTGCCTCGCCTCCTGGGACGAGCTGGACGACGGCCACCTGCCCAAGGCCGACCCGGACTGGACCGCCGCCCAGGGCGTCGGCACCGTCGACCCCTACGGCGAACTGCGCGCCCGGGTGCGGGAGTTGCTGATGGCTCCCAAGCTGCCGCGGCTCGCGCCCTACTACACGCTGCGCACCGCTCCCGGGTACCTGCCCGGGGTGCTCGCCCGGCACGGCCTGGACCCCGAGGGGTTGCCCGCCGCCCGGCTGGCGCCGCGCGACCCCGGCCCCGTCCGCCGGGCCGCCCGCGACCTGCTGCGCAACTCCGCGCGGACGGCGTACCGGCAGGGCGTGCAGCGGGTGGCGCCGGCGATCCGCCGCTGGGGGCAGCTGTGA
- a CDS encoding acylneuraminate cytidylyltransferase, whose amino-acid sequence MTTTDPRPGELDSPAGSRAVLAVIPARGGSKGVPGKNLATVGGVPLVSRAVRACAGARRVSRVLVSTDDPAIAEVARTAGADVVLRPADIAGDTASSEAAVLHAMDAHEAAGGALDVVLLVQCTSPFITSEDIDGVVAAVVDGGADTAHTVAAFHGFVWREDAADGGGNGVNHDKAGRPRRQDRPQDLLETGAAYAMRAAGFRAAGHRFFGRTALVHTDPARVLEIDEPADLARARALAPLLDPHAATPRRDDVDAVVLDFDGTQTDDRVLIDADGHETVSVHRGDGLGVAALRRAGVPVLILSTETNPVVAARARKLQVPVLHGVDRKDVALKQWCAEQGIAPERVLYAGNDVNDLPCFGLVGWPVAVADAHDVVRAAARAVTTADGGRGAVREIAAWLLGPTLAG is encoded by the coding sequence ATGACCACGACCGACCCCCGCCCGGGGGAGCTCGACAGCCCGGCGGGGAGCCGCGCCGTGCTCGCGGTGATCCCCGCCCGCGGCGGCTCCAAGGGCGTCCCGGGCAAGAACCTCGCCACCGTCGGCGGCGTGCCGCTGGTCTCCCGCGCCGTCCGGGCCTGCGCCGGCGCCCGCCGGGTGAGCCGGGTGCTGGTCTCCACCGACGACCCGGCCATCGCCGAGGTCGCCCGCACCGCCGGCGCCGACGTGGTGCTGCGCCCGGCCGACATAGCCGGGGACACCGCCTCCAGCGAGGCGGCCGTGCTGCACGCCATGGACGCGCACGAGGCGGCCGGCGGCGCGCTCGACGTGGTGCTGCTGGTGCAGTGCACCAGCCCCTTCATCACCAGCGAGGACATCGACGGCGTGGTCGCCGCCGTGGTCGACGGCGGCGCCGACACCGCGCACACCGTCGCCGCCTTCCACGGCTTCGTGTGGCGCGAGGACGCCGCCGACGGCGGCGGCAACGGCGTCAACCACGACAAGGCCGGCCGCCCCCGCCGCCAGGACCGCCCGCAGGACCTGCTGGAGACCGGCGCCGCCTACGCGATGCGGGCGGCCGGCTTCCGCGCCGCCGGGCACCGCTTCTTCGGCCGCACCGCGCTGGTGCACACCGACCCGGCCCGGGTGCTGGAGATCGACGAGCCCGCCGACCTCGCCCGCGCCCGCGCCCTGGCCCCGCTCCTCGACCCGCACGCGGCCACCCCCCGGCGGGACGACGTCGACGCGGTCGTCCTCGACTTCGACGGCACCCAGACCGACGACCGGGTGCTGATCGACGCCGACGGCCACGAGACCGTCAGCGTCCACCGCGGCGACGGCCTCGGCGTGGCGGCGCTGCGCAGGGCCGGCGTGCCGGTGCTGATCCTGTCCACCGAGACCAACCCGGTCGTCGCCGCCAGGGCCCGCAAGCTCCAGGTGCCGGTGCTGCACGGCGTCGACCGCAAGGACGTCGCCCTCAAGCAGTGGTGTGCCGAACAGGGCATCGCCCCCGAGCGCGTGCTGTACGCGGGCAACGACGTCAACGACCTGCCGTGCTTCGGCCTGGTCGGCTGGCCTGTCGCCGTCGCCGACGCGCACGACGTGGTGCGGGCCGCGGCCCGCGCGGTCACCACCGCCGACGGCGGCCGCGGCGCGGTCCGCGAGATCGCCGCCTGGCTGCTGGGCCCCACCCTCGCCGGCTGA